ATGGAAAAGGGAAAGTACATTTCCTATGCCAACTGTGGCTTACCTTATTATATAGGTGGCGTGATTGCTGAAAGGGAAAACCTGTTTGTGCAGACACCGGAAAGTTTCGGAAAAAGATTCAACATCGACGTGCGCACGGAGAACGAGGTGCTGAGCATAGACACAGAAAAGAAGACCGTGTGTGTGAGAAGAGCTGACGGCACGGAATACGAAGAAAGCTACGACAAACTTCTGCTTTCGCCGGGTTCAACTCCGGTGCGCCCGCCACTCCCGGGAATCGACCTCGAGGGAATCTACACGCTGAGAAACGTTGAAGATACCGACCGGATAAAAGCCTATCTCGAAACGCACAGCGTGAAGCGTGCAGTAGTTGTGGGCGGAGGATTCATCGGACTGGAAATGGCAGAGAATCTTGCACACGCCGGTGCAGTGGTTTCCATCGTGGAAATGGGCAATCAGGTAATGGCTCCCATCGACTTCTCTATGGCAGCCCACGTACACCGACACCTCGAGGACAAGGGCGTGCGCCTCTATCTTGAAAAGGGTGTTTCGGGATTCGAGAAGAAAGGCGATGCTATCAGCGTGCAGCTCAACGACGGCAGCAGCCTTGAGGCAGATATGGTGTTGCTCTCTATCGGCGTGCGCCCTTCTACAACGTTGGCAAAATGCGCAGGAATCGAGTTGGGAGAAAAGGGAATCAAGGTGGATAAGTATCTTCAGACTTCTGCCAAGGATGTTTATGCCGTGGGCGATGCCATCGAATACGAGCATCCTCTGACTGGTCAGCCGTGGCTCAACTATCTTGCCGGCCCTGCCAACCGTCAGGGCAGAATCGTTGCCGACAATATGGTGTTCGGCAATAAGACGGAATACGAGGGAGCCATCGGAACGTCGATAGCAAAGGTGTTCGACCTTACGGTGGCTTCGACCGGACTGCCGGCAAAGCGTCTGAAGCAATTGAACATCGACTACAAGAGCAGCACCACCGTGTCAGCATCGCACGCAGGCTACTATCCCGGGGCTTTCCAGATAACCCTCAAGCTCACTTTCCACCCTCAATCGGGACTTATCTATGGTGCGCAGGCTGTGGGCGTGGACGGTGTGGACAAACGCATAGACGTACTGGCACAGATGATCAAGAACAAGAAGACGGTCTACGACCTCGTGAAAATGGAACAGGCGTATGCACCTCCCTTCTCGTCGGCAAAGGATCCGGTGACCATCGCAGGCTATGTGGCAAGCAACATCATTTCGGGTGCGATGAAACCCATCTACTGGCGCGAAGTGAGAGATTTGGATCGCACGAAGTCGATGTTCATCGACGTAAGCACGCCTGCTGAATATGAGCTTAGAACGATTGAAGGAGCCGTGAACATTCCACTCGACGACCTGCGCGAGCGCATCAATGAAGTGCCGAAAAACAAGGAGGTAGTGGTGTTCTGTGCCGTGGGGTTGCGTGGCTATCTGGCACAGCGCATCCTGATGGGACGTGGATATACGAACGTTCGCAACCTATCGGGTGGTTACAGGCATTACGCTATGGCGACTGCTCCGATAAAAGCAAACGAAGAAGAGCCGAAAATCGAAAGAAACAGGAAGGAAGAAAAAATGGAAGAAACAAAACATACGCTGCGCGTTAATGCCTGTGGATTGCAATGCCCGGGGCCGATTATGAAACTGAAGAATACGATGGACGGAATGAACGAAGGCGAACGTGTGGAAATCAAGGCGACTGATGCAGGTTTCCCGCGTGATGCGCAGGCGTGGTGCAAGACAACCGGAAACAATTTCATTTCAAAGACAGACGAAAATGGTCTGCACACCGTTATCATAGAAAAGGCTAAGAAGACTGACGCGCCGATGATTTCGGGTACAGCGGAGAAGAACAAGACGCTGATTATGTTCAGCGACGACCTCGACAAGGCACTTGCCACCTTCGTTTTGGCAAACGGTGCCGCTGCAACAGGACACAAAGTGTCTATCTTCTTCACTTTCTGGGGACTGAACGTCATAAAGAAAGAACAGAAACCGGCCGTGAGCAAGGATATTTTCGGCAGGATGTTCTCGTGGATGCTGCCTTCAAGTTCCAAGAAGTTGAGTCTTTCCAAGATGAGTATGATGGGCATCGGCGACAGTATGATGCGGCACATTATGAAGAAAAGAGGCATCAACCAGTTAGAGGAACTGCGCCAACAGGCGTTGGACAACGGCGTGGAGTTCATCGCCTGCCAGATGTCTATGGATATGATGGGCGTGGACAGGCGCGAACTGCTCGACAATGTTACCGTCGGGGGCGTTGCCACCTATATGGAACGTGCCGAAGAAGCGAACGTAAACCTCTTTATATAATATGTTTCGGAGACGTGGAAAGCCACGTCTCCCAACCTGTGAACTATGGATAAAGGAAAAATATGCAAGATACGGGACATATCCCGTGCCATTTCAGAACTTGACACCAAGTGTGTGAGCGAGTTTGGTGTGTGTATCAACGAGGCAATGCTGCTCTGTACGCTTTTGGAAAAGGAACAGATGCCGGCCGGTCAGATTGCCGAAGAACTCGGCATCACGCAATCCAATGCGTCGAAACTCATCAGGGTGGTGGAAGAAAAAGGATTCGTTGAGCGCACTTTGGGCAAGGACGACCACCGAAAGATGTTTTTCGCACTCACAAACGAAGGCAAAAGCAAGATTGAAGCAATGAAATGCTGCGATATGTCGCTGCCGTCGGTGCTTGAAAAGGCATTGATGTGAGGGTTTCCCGATGAGAAAAACGATTCGCAGGCGAACGAGGAAGAGCCTTCCAAACGGCTGATCAGGCACGCTCAAAACACAAGATGCTAAAAATAAAAATGCTCCGAATGCACAGTGCATTCGGAGCATTTCCGTTTTCTTATTGAGACACAAGATAACGAGTGAACGAGTTTGCAAGTCAGGAACACTACACTCGCCTATCTAATCCAGTGTTCAGGGTTCAACTTGGCAGTTTCCTTGCGCAACTGGAAATGGAGAACGCCTTCGCCATTCACGGTTCCGATGGTCTGACCGGTACCTACACTCTGTCCCTTTCTTACGTTTACACTACCCAGATTGAAATAGCAAGAGATATACATACCGTGGCGAACCATAACCACAGTTGTGCCACCACTGGTAAAAATGGCACTCACTTCGCCTTTGAAGACGCTGCGAACGGCTGTACCTCCCGCTGCTTTGATATTGATACCATCGCTATTCAACTTCACATTGCTCATACCGCTGACATTGTATGTGCCGAAGTGATTGATGATTTTGCCTGACATCGGCATTGGCAGACGTCCCTTATTGTTGGCAAAGCTGCCTGTCATTGCACGGTCGGCCTCGGTCATCAGACTATTGCTTTCGGATGCTTTCTGTGCAGCAGCCTGTTCACGGTTGGCACGCTCTCTGTCGGCAGCAGCCTTTCGCTCGGCAGCAATACGGTTGGATTCGGCCTCTCGTGCCTGTTGGTCGGCACGTGCCTTTTCAGCAGCAGCTCTTGCTCTGGCACGTTCTTCCTCTGCCTTGGCGGCAGCGGCACGCTCTTCGGCACGTTTCAACTGGCGTTCCTTTGCGGCAGATGCCTTTTGGGCAGCCTCGGCACGTGCTTTCTCGGCAGCTCTCCGTGCTTCTTCGGCCTTGGCAGCCGCTGCACGCTGCGCACGTTCGGCTTCTTCGGCCTTCGCTCTGGCCTCAGCCTTGGCTCTGGCCTCGCGTTCCTTTTCCTCGGCAATGCGTCGGGCGTTCTCTCTTGCAGCACGTTCAGCCTCTGCTTTCTTCTTCGCAAGCTCGGCAGCACGCTGTCGTGCGGCGGCAGCCCTTGCAGCAGCGTTTGCTTTGGCTTCGGCAGCGGCACGTGCTCGAGCCTTTTCTATTTCTATGGCTATCAGTCGGTCGATTTGCGCTTCAATAGCCTGCTGCTGCTTCTGTCGTTCGGCAATAACGCTTTGAAGCACCTTTTGGTCGTTCTGCAACGAAGCCACAATTTCCTCCTGTTTGGATTTCTTGTTTTCCATTTGGGCGTGTTCGCGGCGGTCTTGTGCCAAAAGGTTGCTCTTGTCGGTACGCACCTGTGCCAACTGATTGTGCTTTTGGTCGATCTGCATCTGCTTTTCCTTCAGCAGTTCGCCTTGTGCGCGCTGATATGCCGCATATTCACGGACGAAACGCAGACGGCGATACATCTGGGTAAGGCTGTTGGCAGAGAAAATGAACATAATTTTGTCCTGAATGCTGCGATGGCGAGCCATATAGCGCATTGACTGGATAAAACGGGAGCGACGCTCGCCCAGCTGTTTCTCGAGGGAAGAAAGCTGACCTTTGAGCACAACCATATTGTTGTCAAGTCCGTCGATTTCCGTTGCAATGATATCGATAGCCATCTGATGCTGTCCGATTTCCGTATCGAGCAGCATAATCTTTTCAAGACGACTGTCTACATCTTTCTGCTTTTCCTTTACAGCTTCTTCATTTTCAGAAATTTCCTTCTGAAGCTGCTGGTTCTGCTTCTGCAAATCCTTGATTTCATTAGTAGAAACCTGTGGTTCCTTCTTCTGTTTTTTCTTACCTCTTACGGTATTCTTGCTTTGCTTCTTGGCGTTCACAGACTGTTGCCGTGTCGCTTTTTCCTTTTTCTGCGCCGTATTCTTGGACTGCTGCGTTACTTTCCCCTTTTGCTGCGTCGTCTTCTCCTTCTTTTGCGTTGTTCTTTCCTTTTTCTGCGTAGTTTGCTTCTGTGCGTATGGCGCAAGAAGGCAAGTTGTGAGCAGCAATAGTATAAATAAAATTCGTTTCATTTAGAGTTTCATTAATTTACCGAGAATCTCTTCTACTCCTACTTGTTTATATTTGTCGGAAGGCGTTGTGAAACTTTCCCAGTCAGCTTTGTCGCTGAAACCGTCAAGCTCGAATGTAGCCTTCAAAGTTTTCTTTGTACCTGCTGCCGGTGTTACAATCACTACTTCGTGTGTGGCAGGGAATTGCTTTGCACCGAACTTCTTGAAATCACGGTAATTCCAGTTCAATGTAGACACACCGTGGTTCGCACTGGTGTATTTTGCCTCTGCCATTGATATCAGACCTGTAACAGCTTCTGCCAACCACTTGTATTCCATCTTCCCATCCTTGAGCGTAAGAGGAACAGGAGTCTTGCCGCCGGTCTGCATTTTTGTGAGGTCTACATCAAATTCTGCCAATCCATTCTCGCCCACCTTCTGTTTCCCGGGAATGAAGAGCTGATTCCAGAACAATGACTGGAGGGAATAGAAGTTGATGCCGTTGTCCTTCAGGAAAGAAACATCGTTGTAGCTTGCCTTCACATACTGCTTGTGCATACGGTCGATGAAGAGCACATAATCCTTCGTGAACTCAATGCGGCCTACCTCGCTGCGAAGAAGGGGGATGAGCAGTTGCAGACGAATGACCTCGTCTTTGCGCAAATGCAGAATGCCCGGCACGGTAATTTCCCGAGAACCAGTATTGACCGTAAACGAAAGGTCGGAAACAAGGTTCTTCTGATAGAGAGCTTGGTCGGCAACTTTCTGTGCAAACTGAAGTTTCTGCTTTGATGCGGCAGCAGTTCCCACGTTCTCTTTCGTGACTACCGGCACGGATTTGTTCTGCACCGCTGTTTTATGTGTGCCACAGCTTACCATCAGCAAGGCTGCAACAACTCCTATATATATATTCTTTGTTTTCATTCTTCTATGTATTTCTTCAATTCAATCTTTCGCTTCAATGTTGCGCTCGTGTTCCCCTTATCAAGCGATTGCTGCCAAAACTCTATTGCCTTGTCCTGTTCGCCTGCCTGAAAATAGATGTCGCCGGCGTGTTCCAACACCACATTTCCTACTGTTGAATCGTTTTTCAGTGCTTCGTCGATATAGATTTTAGCCTCCTGATATCGTTCCTGTAAGAAAAGAATCCAAGCATAAGTATCGAGGAAAGTGCTGTTTGTAGGCTCGGCCTTGACCGTTTTGTAGCTCATCCGCTCGGCCTTGTCGAGTTGTTCTTTCCTCAAACTCAGGTAATAGGCATAGTTATTGAGTGCTCCTATGTTATCAGGTTTCCATTGCAAACAACTGTCGTAGGCCTCGAATGCGTCGCTGTCCATTCCCTTTTCGTGGAGAATATCGCCCATAAGGGCATAAAAGTCTGCAACAATATTCGGGTCGCTGCCGGGTTTTATCTGCGCAACGCCCTTTCTGAAGGTCTGCAAGGCTGCATCATTGTCCTTCTTCATAAACTGGGCGAACCCTTGGAAATAGTAGAATGCCATTTCTTCGGGGTTGTATTCCTGAGCTGGGCGCGATATTTCGATTACCTTATCGTATTCGCCGGCATCCCAAATGTTCTGAATCAAGGCTATTCGTGCGCGGGAATTATCGGGTTCCACCTCTATTGCTTCCTCATAAACCTTGTTCACAACCGAATCGGGCGCATTCTGCAAGGACAGATAGGCAGCCTTCATCAGCACAATATCGGCATCTTCCTGTGGCAAGGCAAGAACACGGTCGAAGAGTTTCATTACTTCTGCATTGTTCCTGTTGCCATTTCCCTGATTCTCCATTATGACCTGACGCAGCAAAGCCATCTTTGTTTCCTTGTCGGTCTTCTTTGCCTGAAGGATTTTTTCGGTCAGTTCATCAACCGTCTTCTCATCCTTGGCATCTCGGTAATAGTCGAGCAGCGACAACTGTGCATACACGTTGTCGGACTCTTCTTTCAAAACTTCCTTATAGATTTTGAAAGCCTCTTTCTTCTTGCCGTTCTGGAAGAGCCA
The Prevotella sp. HUN102 genome window above contains:
- a CDS encoding FAD-dependent oxidoreductase, with the translated sequence MKHIIIGGVAGGATTAARIRRADETAEIVLMEKGKYISYANCGLPYYIGGVIAERENLFVQTPESFGKRFNIDVRTENEVLSIDTEKKTVCVRRADGTEYEESYDKLLLSPGSTPVRPPLPGIDLEGIYTLRNVEDTDRIKAYLETHSVKRAVVVGGGFIGLEMAENLAHAGAVVSIVEMGNQVMAPIDFSMAAHVHRHLEDKGVRLYLEKGVSGFEKKGDAISVQLNDGSSLEADMVLLSIGVRPSTTLAKCAGIELGEKGIKVDKYLQTSAKDVYAVGDAIEYEHPLTGQPWLNYLAGPANRQGRIVADNMVFGNKTEYEGAIGTSIAKVFDLTVASTGLPAKRLKQLNIDYKSSTTVSASHAGYYPGAFQITLKLTFHPQSGLIYGAQAVGVDGVDKRIDVLAQMIKNKKTVYDLVKMEQAYAPPFSSAKDPVTIAGYVASNIISGAMKPIYWREVRDLDRTKSMFIDVSTPAEYELRTIEGAVNIPLDDLRERINEVPKNKEVVVFCAVGLRGYLAQRILMGRGYTNVRNLSGGYRHYAMATAPIKANEEEPKIERNRKEEKMEETKHTLRVNACGLQCPGPIMKLKNTMDGMNEGERVEIKATDAGFPRDAQAWCKTTGNNFISKTDENGLHTVIIEKAKKTDAPMISGTAEKNKTLIMFSDDLDKALATFVLANGAAATGHKVSIFFTFWGLNVIKKEQKPAVSKDIFGRMFSWMLPSSSKKLSLSKMSMMGIGDSMMRHIMKKRGINQLEELRQQALDNGVEFIACQMSMDMMGVDRRELLDNVTVGGVATYMERAEEANVNLFI
- a CDS encoding MarR family winged helix-turn-helix transcriptional regulator — its product is MDKGKICKIRDISRAISELDTKCVSEFGVCINEAMLLCTLLEKEQMPAGQIAEELGITQSNASKLIRVVEEKGFVERTLGKDDHRKMFFALTNEGKSKIEAMKCCDMSLPSVLEKALM
- a CDS encoding M23 family metallopeptidase, which produces MKRILFILLLLTTCLLAPYAQKQTTQKKERTTQKKEKTTQQKGKVTQQSKNTAQKKEKATRQQSVNAKKQSKNTVRGKKKQKKEPQVSTNEIKDLQKQNQQLQKEISENEEAVKEKQKDVDSRLEKIMLLDTEIGQHQMAIDIIATEIDGLDNNMVVLKGQLSSLEKQLGERRSRFIQSMRYMARHRSIQDKIMFIFSANSLTQMYRRLRFVREYAAYQRAQGELLKEKQMQIDQKHNQLAQVRTDKSNLLAQDRREHAQMENKKSKQEEIVASLQNDQKVLQSVIAERQKQQQAIEAQIDRLIAIEIEKARARAAAEAKANAAARAAAARQRAAELAKKKAEAERAARENARRIAEEKEREARAKAEARAKAEEAERAQRAAAAKAEEARRAAEKARAEAAQKASAAKERQLKRAEERAAAAKAEEERARARAAAEKARADQQAREAESNRIAAERKAAADRERANREQAAAQKASESNSLMTEADRAMTGSFANNKGRLPMPMSGKIINHFGTYNVSGMSNVKLNSDGINIKAAGGTAVRSVFKGEVSAIFTSGGTTVVMVRHGMYISCYFNLGSVNVRKGQSVGTGQTIGTVNGEGVLHFQLRKETAKLNPEHWIR
- a CDS encoding DUF4292 domain-containing protein translates to MKTKNIYIGVVAALLMVSCGTHKTAVQNKSVPVVTKENVGTAAASKQKLQFAQKVADQALYQKNLVSDLSFTVNTGSREITVPGILHLRKDEVIRLQLLIPLLRSEVGRIEFTKDYVLFIDRMHKQYVKASYNDVSFLKDNGINFYSLQSLFWNQLFIPGKQKVGENGLAEFDVDLTKMQTGGKTPVPLTLKDGKMEYKWLAEAVTGLISMAEAKYTSANHGVSTLNWNYRDFKKFGAKQFPATHEVVIVTPAAGTKKTLKATFELDGFSDKADWESFTTPSDKYKQVGVEEILGKLMKL
- a CDS encoding tetratricopeptide repeat protein, which codes for MLAAPMLAIPKEDLRRYNYFFLEAIRQQEVGNMGAAFDLLRHARDINPKAPEVYYQLAGFYMDMKDSKQARIHFEKAAELDPENSTYLEKMGQFYITQSDYEQALDAYERLYTTNKAREDVIQILYQLYGSQNNHKKMVEMLDRLELLEGSNEQISLSKMQLYEQMGDKKKEQAELLSLVEKHSLELNYKVMLGNWLFQNGKKKEAFKIYKEVLKEESDNVYAQLSLLDYYRDAKDEKTVDELTEKILQAKKTDKETKMALLRQVIMENQGNGNRNNAEVMKLFDRVLALPQEDADIVLMKAAYLSLQNAPDSVVNKVYEEAIEVEPDNSRARIALIQNIWDAGEYDKVIEISRPAQEYNPEEMAFYYFQGFAQFMKKDNDAALQTFRKGVAQIKPGSDPNIVADFYALMGDILHEKGMDSDAFEAYDSCLQWKPDNIGALNNYAYYLSLRKEQLDKAERMSYKTVKAEPTNSTFLDTYAWILFLQERYQEAKIYIDEALKNDSTVGNVVLEHAGDIYFQAGEQDKAIEFWQQSLDKGNTSATLKRKIELKKYIEE